The following coding sequences are from one Kushneria phosphatilytica window:
- a CDS encoding AbrB family transcriptional regulator, whose product MKGLAGSRRFQEWPAQLALSLTIGALGGVLFSFAQLPLAWMLGPLCANLLVAIGGVPVAVPERCRAVFMGVLGLVLGGRITPAFVQQALAWPASVLLLIVGVCTSTAVVALWYRRGCGFDRVSALYSSTPGAMTAMILMGERAGGDPQRITVSQSLRVLIVILTLPALFWHFEATAGASRGYPATEGVWLVLLLPLMIGLGRLLRLPQYSLLGPLLCAALLGVLGVVHFQPPDWAMNLMLWMLGCAIGSRFRGLALRLLLRYAGQTLIASIIVLVIMVGFAELMHQWLQVDRDVAILALAPGGLGEMALVALSLNIDPLFVTFHQLVRVVVLVLLAPLAMRGLLRWRCPPVKHDASR is encoded by the coding sequence ATGAAGGGATTAGCCGGTTCACGCCGGTTTCAGGAGTGGCCGGCACAGCTTGCGCTGTCGCTGACCATTGGTGCTCTGGGCGGTGTACTGTTTTCGTTCGCCCAGTTGCCACTGGCATGGATGCTGGGACCGCTATGTGCCAATTTGCTGGTAGCTATCGGGGGTGTCCCGGTGGCGGTGCCGGAACGCTGTCGAGCGGTCTTCATGGGCGTGCTGGGGTTGGTGCTGGGCGGGCGTATTACGCCGGCTTTCGTTCAGCAGGCGCTGGCATGGCCCGCATCGGTATTGCTGTTGATTGTCGGGGTATGCACAAGTACAGCCGTGGTAGCGCTCTGGTACCGACGAGGCTGTGGTTTCGATCGAGTCAGTGCCCTGTATTCATCCACGCCCGGGGCAATGACCGCCATGATTCTGATGGGCGAGCGCGCCGGTGGCGATCCTCAACGCATTACCGTATCGCAATCGTTGCGGGTGCTGATCGTGATTCTGACCCTGCCGGCACTGTTCTGGCACTTCGAAGCGACAGCAGGGGCAAGTCGAGGGTATCCGGCTACCGAAGGCGTCTGGCTGGTACTGTTGTTGCCACTGATGATCGGATTGGGTCGGTTGCTGCGATTGCCGCAATACTCATTGCTGGGCCCGCTGCTATGCGCGGCATTGCTGGGGGTACTGGGTGTCGTGCATTTTCAGCCACCAGACTGGGCAATGAATCTCATGCTGTGGATGCTGGGTTGCGCTATCGGTTCACGCTTTCGTGGGTTGGCGCTGCGCCTGTTGTTACGCTACGCTGGCCAGACGCTGATCGCATCGATCATTGTACTGGTAATAATGGTCGGCTTTGCCGAGCTGATGCACCAGTGGCTGCAGGTGGATCGGGATGTAGCCATTCTTGCCCTGGCTCCGGGCGGTCTGGGAGAGATGGCGCTGGTCGCACTATCGTTGAACATTGATCCTCTGTTCGTGACCTTCCACCAGCTGGTGAGAGTCGTGGTGCTGGTCCTGCTGGCGCCATTGGCCATGCGGGGTCTGCTGCGCTGGCGTTGTCCGCCCGTGAAGCATGACGCGTCTCGATAG
- a CDS encoding response regulator transcription factor, which yields MALALIEDDELLADTLQTLLSQQGYPVELITRGDTARQRFSADTNVDLIILDLTLPGCSGLEVLETLRCHDRSTPVLILTARASVEDRVRGLDLGADDYLTKPFSLDEFEARIRALLRRQPHSGVGETLRMGTVSFDTRTQRVFIEEQSVALPPRELRLLACLLRHGGDVVERARLNEEAFGCEEAIADNALEVYIHRLRRRLAGSDLTLRTIRGMGYRLEQG from the coding sequence ATGGCGCTTGCACTGATCGAGGACGATGAACTGCTGGCTGACACCCTGCAGACCCTGCTGAGCCAGCAGGGATACCCTGTCGAACTGATCACTCGGGGAGATACCGCTCGACAGCGATTCAGTGCTGATACAAATGTCGACCTGATCATCCTGGATCTCACCCTGCCGGGCTGCAGTGGTCTTGAGGTACTGGAGACACTACGCTGCCATGATCGCTCTACCCCCGTACTGATCCTGACCGCGCGGGCCTCGGTCGAAGATCGGGTGCGCGGACTCGACCTCGGGGCCGATGATTATCTCACCAAACCTTTCTCACTGGATGAATTCGAGGCCCGGATTCGTGCCCTGCTGCGTCGACAACCTCACAGTGGTGTCGGCGAGACATTGCGTATGGGAACAGTGAGCTTCGATACGCGCACCCAGCGAGTCTTCATTGAGGAGCAATCGGTCGCATTGCCACCCCGGGAACTGCGCCTGCTGGCCTGCCTGTTACGTCATGGCGGAGATGTCGTCGAACGTGCCCGGCTCAACGAAGAAGCCTTCGGCTGTGAAGAGGCGATTGCCGATAATGCACTCGAAGTCTATATCCATCGTTTGCGCCGCCGCCTGGCAGGAAGCGATCTCACGCTGCGCACAATCCGTGGCATGGGTTACCGCCTTGAGCAGGGCTGA
- a CDS encoding sensor histidine kinase: MSVTTSLYQRLLSLMVLAMIILGALLLLQASHGAHQGANRAYDRLLDAASRVLVEQVSWQSDQLWFDVPASALEMLAPNGNERVFYTLVDAEGTPISGNVDLPPLPSDTEAPLPGDRDTAFRAATVQWHGMTLRLGVRHAQLAGWQRHDHFAIRVAHTLEARNRLADQLLKGSMLRLAGVALLMLALVTGAVAMALAPLRRLRQNLRNRSSGDLSPLVIPVPRELRELVEALNDLLARQRRVNAHQQRFIGDASHQLRTPLAGLSSRAELALRSDDPRQWYSALESMQRSAANAARLASQLLSMTRLQSPDAPIEQHPLDLIQLARGSMRQALNRYPGATIDLGIEAPDSRIMVSGSHWQLEEALTNLIDNAMHYARTRVTVRVEAHPPTLKVEDDGPGIPEQQRADVLRPFHGERHNGSGLGLAIVAGVCQAHGGRLVLDECTPPPGLSAAMVLIEPSVSEQRTC, from the coding sequence ATGTCTGTAACCACCAGCCTCTATCAACGCCTGCTGAGTCTGATGGTACTGGCCATGATCATCCTTGGCGCCCTGCTGCTGCTCCAGGCAAGTCACGGCGCTCACCAGGGCGCCAATCGAGCCTACGACCGATTGCTGGATGCTGCATCACGGGTGCTTGTCGAACAGGTCAGTTGGCAATCCGATCAGTTATGGTTTGATGTGCCCGCCTCGGCACTGGAAATGCTGGCCCCCAATGGTAACGAACGAGTGTTCTATACCCTGGTCGATGCCGAAGGCACCCCCATCAGTGGTAATGTCGATCTCCCCCCCTTGCCGAGCGATACCGAAGCGCCCCTCCCTGGCGACAGGGATACAGCCTTTCGGGCTGCCACCGTGCAGTGGCATGGCATGACCCTGAGACTGGGCGTGCGCCACGCACAGCTGGCCGGCTGGCAGCGCCATGATCACTTCGCAATTCGTGTAGCGCACACGCTGGAGGCACGCAACAGACTTGCCGATCAATTGCTCAAGGGCAGTATGTTGCGTCTGGCGGGGGTGGCACTGCTGATGCTGGCGCTGGTTACCGGGGCAGTAGCCATGGCGCTGGCACCACTACGCCGGCTGCGCCAGAATCTGCGCAATCGATCTTCCGGCGATCTTTCACCACTTGTCATCCCCGTACCTCGCGAACTGCGTGAGCTGGTTGAAGCCCTCAATGATCTGCTGGCTCGTCAGCGACGCGTCAATGCCCATCAGCAGCGCTTCATTGGTGATGCCTCACACCAGTTACGCACGCCGCTGGCCGGCCTTTCTTCACGCGCCGAACTGGCGCTGCGCAGTGATGACCCCCGACAGTGGTACAGCGCTCTTGAATCAATGCAGCGCAGCGCTGCAAACGCGGCCCGTCTGGCCAGTCAATTGCTCTCGATGACTCGACTGCAATCGCCCGATGCACCGATCGAACAACATCCTCTCGATCTGATCCAGCTGGCCCGGGGCAGCATGCGTCAGGCACTCAATCGCTATCCGGGGGCCACGATCGATCTCGGTATTGAAGCTCCCGATAGTCGCATCATGGTGAGCGGTTCACACTGGCAGCTCGAAGAAGCACTGACCAACCTGATCGATAACGCCATGCACTATGCCCGTACCAGAGTGACTGTACGTGTTGAGGCGCACCCTCCGACCCTTAAAGTGGAAGATGACGGACCCGGTATTCCAGAGCAGCAGCGAGCTGATGTCCTGCGCCCCTTTCATGGTGAGCGGCATAATGGCTCCGGCCTGGGGCTGGCCATCGTTGCGGGGGTCTGTCAGGCGCATGGTGGCCGACTTGTCCTTGATGAATGCACTCCGCCCCCCGGGCTCAGCGCCGCCATGGTGCTGATCGAGCCTTCGGTATCGGAACAGCGCACATGCTGA
- a CDS encoding ABC transporter substrate-binding protein, with protein sequence MLKIMRACLLMLLGCRLLMGSLPAWGGTTSATEPTLTLSGDPGGPTLVIQGVLDPDIMHTILVAFHQRYPAMTLRYIDVSGRPNRSATGTARGFTPDLTMSSAMPWQYLRANNGHAMSLGEHTLPDDWPVASRWRNELVGLTAEPLVIVYRREYAQRFGVPRDHATLLQQLRQHRQALDGRVVTYDPACSDTGFTYLAEDARQSVQIWSLVAALGAAHAELTDSTGAMLEGLLSGRYLVGYNLIGSYAMRLARHHPELVVQVPEDYALIMQRLALIPRNAPHPDHARRFLHFLTSHEGQKLLAQKTALGTLRPADKPGNDMNVADHAAHFIRPGPGLLALVDPLKRSSLLARWQQSFNPSPRNDQRSRKTLCKDPASP encoded by the coding sequence ATGCTGAAGATCATGCGAGCATGTCTGCTCATGCTGCTGGGGTGCCGGCTGCTGATGGGGAGCTTACCGGCATGGGGAGGCACCACCTCGGCCACCGAACCCACCCTGACGCTGTCCGGCGATCCCGGTGGACCCACCCTGGTCATTCAGGGGGTGCTGGACCCAGACATCATGCACACGATACTGGTGGCTTTTCACCAGCGCTACCCAGCCATGACACTGCGCTATATCGATGTATCAGGACGTCCCAACCGGAGCGCTACAGGTACTGCCCGGGGCTTCACCCCCGATCTCACCATGTCATCGGCCATGCCATGGCAGTATCTTCGTGCCAATAATGGCCATGCCATGTCGCTGGGGGAGCATACCCTGCCCGACGACTGGCCTGTGGCTTCACGATGGCGCAACGAACTGGTTGGCCTGACCGCGGAACCGCTGGTGATCGTGTATCGACGTGAGTATGCGCAACGCTTCGGTGTGCCGCGCGATCACGCTACACTGCTGCAACAGCTCAGGCAGCATCGCCAGGCTCTGGATGGGCGAGTGGTCACCTATGATCCAGCGTGCAGTGATACCGGATTTACCTATCTGGCAGAGGATGCGCGCCAATCGGTACAGATCTGGTCACTGGTCGCCGCCCTGGGAGCAGCCCATGCAGAACTGACCGACAGTACCGGCGCCATGCTCGAAGGCTTGCTCTCCGGACGCTATCTGGTCGGCTACAATCTGATCGGCTCCTATGCCATGCGTCTGGCCCGCCACCATCCCGAACTGGTGGTACAGGTCCCCGAGGACTATGCCCTGATCATGCAACGGCTGGCCCTGATTCCACGCAACGCGCCGCACCCGGACCATGCCAGACGTTTTCTGCATTTTCTGACAAGTCACGAAGGACAAAAGCTACTGGCTCAAAAGACCGCTCTGGGCACGTTGCGCCCGGCAGACAAACCCGGCAATGACATGAACGTAGCCGATCACGCAGCGCACTTCATTCGCCCCGGGCCGGGGCTGCTGGCACTGGTCGATCCTCTCAAGCGAAGCAGCCTGCTGGCGCGATGGCAGCAGTCCTTCAATCCCAGCCCCCGAAACGATCAGCGCTCGCGCAAGACCCTTTGCAAGGACCCAGCCTCACCATGA
- a CDS encoding TlyA family RNA methyltransferase: MKRADQLLVSQQLVRSRTRAQRLIRSERVFIETGHGRQLVQRVSEKLPIDTHFMIEPDPEERYVSRAGLKLEALLQATDVSLKGATVIDIGQSTGGFTDCVLSFGATRVIGIEVGHDQLDAQLRDDPRVECLEGVNARALPDDILHALAPGGFTVAVMDVSFISQTLILPEIARLLPPGGTLFSLVKPQFELSPERIGSGGLVKASSDYTTVRTRLEQACQDSGFVIHHWQESPITGGDGNREFLLYASRSDQ, translated from the coding sequence ATGAAAAGAGCCGATCAACTACTGGTCAGCCAGCAACTGGTACGCTCCCGGACGCGCGCCCAACGCCTCATTCGCAGCGAGCGCGTTTTCATTGAGACCGGGCATGGCCGGCAGCTCGTGCAGCGGGTCAGCGAGAAGCTACCGATCGACACCCACTTCATGATCGAACCGGACCCCGAAGAGCGCTACGTCTCCCGAGCAGGCCTCAAGCTCGAAGCATTACTGCAAGCCACCGATGTCTCCCTGAAAGGCGCCACCGTGATCGATATAGGTCAATCCACGGGCGGTTTCACCGATTGTGTCCTGAGCTTCGGCGCCACCAGGGTCATTGGTATTGAAGTCGGACATGATCAGCTTGATGCTCAGCTCCGGGATGATCCCCGAGTTGAATGTCTTGAGGGGGTCAATGCTCGCGCCCTTCCCGATGACATATTGCATGCTCTGGCACCGGGCGGATTCACCGTCGCGGTCATGGATGTCTCCTTTATCTCGCAGACCCTGATCCTGCCGGAAATTGCCCGCCTGCTGCCCCCGGGCGGCACGCTGTTCTCACTGGTCAAACCACAATTCGAACTTTCGCCGGAACGTATTGGTAGCGGCGGACTGGTGAAAGCGAGCAGTGACTACACCACTGTGCGCACCCGTCTGGAACAGGCCTGCCAGGACAGCGGGTTCGTCATTCATCACTGGCAGGAAAGCCCGATCACAGGCGGCGATGGCAATCGCGAATTTCTGCTTTATGCCAGCCGCAGTGATCAGTGA
- a CDS encoding AI-2E family transporter — protein MSRSTEPRHPSLYTRRVWIAALIAASVIIVLTLLFLGCEILLLIFAGLLMALLISLPTDWLCRHTFLSRRWSLVVVIGGLIALLAAFMMNFATNALQQFHQMSQVLPQSIDHLEQQMRHWPFGDRLVSHLEQHGSASDLLRSWLTRVETVLSSTFGALINTVVVIFIGLYIAIEPDTYRKGVLALIPPQRRQGSRVLMKEVRNKLSWWLIGQLVSMSVVGILTGIGLWLLGIPLALSLGLLAALMEFIPNFGPLLAAGAALLVAFSQDPEALWHVAVLYTGIQFVESYLLTPWVQREAVEIPPGLLIAVQLALGLLAGILGLLVAAPLTALGMVLIQRLYVEGWLGEGAIPSSPETASASADEEKGH, from the coding sequence TTGTCACGTTCGACGGAGCCCCGTCATCCCAGTCTTTATACCAGGCGTGTATGGATCGCTGCGCTTATCGCGGCATCGGTCATTATTGTTCTGACCCTGCTGTTTCTGGGTTGCGAAATCCTGCTATTGATATTTGCCGGATTGCTGATGGCCCTGCTGATCTCATTGCCTACGGACTGGCTTTGTCGTCATACCTTTTTATCGCGACGCTGGTCACTGGTGGTTGTAATCGGCGGTCTGATTGCGCTATTGGCAGCATTCATGATGAATTTTGCCACCAACGCATTGCAGCAGTTTCATCAAATGTCTCAGGTATTGCCGCAGTCAATCGATCATCTGGAGCAGCAGATGCGCCATTGGCCGTTCGGGGACAGGCTGGTCAGCCATCTCGAACAGCATGGTTCTGCCAGTGACCTGTTACGCAGCTGGCTTACCCGGGTCGAGACGGTGCTCTCTTCTACCTTTGGCGCCTTGATCAATACCGTGGTTGTCATCTTTATCGGTTTATATATCGCGATCGAACCGGATACCTATCGCAAGGGTGTGCTGGCGCTGATTCCGCCGCAGCGCCGTCAGGGATCGCGTGTGCTGATGAAGGAAGTGCGCAACAAGCTGAGCTGGTGGCTGATCGGACAGCTGGTATCGATGTCCGTGGTCGGCATCCTGACAGGGATTGGGCTCTGGTTGCTCGGCATTCCACTGGCCCTGTCGCTTGGATTGCTGGCCGCACTGATGGAGTTCATTCCCAACTTTGGTCCACTACTGGCGGCCGGGGCAGCTCTGCTGGTGGCTTTCTCCCAGGACCCCGAGGCGCTATGGCATGTAGCAGTGCTCTATACCGGTATTCAGTTTGTCGAGAGCTATCTGCTGACGCCCTGGGTGCAACGGGAGGCGGTGGAAATCCCGCCGGGACTACTGATTGCAGTGCAACTGGCACTCGGTCTGTTGGCAGGTATCCTTGGGCTGCTGGTCGCTGCGCCACTGACGGCCCTGGGTATGGTGCTCATCCAGCGTCTTTATGTAGAAGGCTGGCTGGGGGAGGGGGCCATCCCTTCGAGTCCGGAGACAGCCTCTGCTTCAGCCGATGAGGAAAAAGGTCACTGA
- a CDS encoding cation diffusion facilitator family transporter, translated as MRQQTQHPSSHGAHQHEHDHVGADNERRVVRVMILTGMFMLAEVVGGWWSGSLALLADAGHMFSDSASLLLALVAFRLARRSPDHRRTYGYERFQVLAAFVNALALLAVVGWIVVTAIKRLFMPVPVGSQLMLVIALLGLVVNVMAFFILHHGDRANLNLRGALVHVIGDLLGSVAAIAASLIIMLTGWTLADPLLSLLAAALILNSAVKVLRRSTHVLLEGIPEGVDIASIRRELMKVEGVEEVHDLHVWALTAQSPLFSAHLVADAQSDRDELMKRAQSCLKTHFGLTHTTLQVESQICMTGGNCDAHVSLHES; from the coding sequence ATGAGGCAACAAACACAACACCCCTCCTCTCATGGAGCGCATCAGCACGAGCATGACCATGTCGGCGCTGACAATGAGCGCCGAGTCGTGCGCGTCATGATTCTGACCGGCATGTTCATGCTTGCCGAAGTCGTGGGGGGCTGGTGGTCGGGGTCATTGGCGTTGCTGGCCGATGCAGGCCATATGTTCAGCGATAGTGCCTCACTGTTATTGGCCCTGGTCGCCTTCAGGCTGGCGAGACGATCACCCGATCATCGGCGTACCTATGGTTACGAGCGCTTTCAGGTGCTGGCCGCCTTTGTCAATGCACTGGCGTTACTGGCTGTCGTTGGCTGGATTGTGGTCACTGCCATAAAGAGGCTGTTCATGCCAGTGCCGGTCGGATCACAACTCATGCTGGTAATCGCCCTGCTGGGATTGGTGGTGAATGTGATGGCATTTTTCATTTTGCATCATGGTGACCGGGCTAATCTCAATCTGCGCGGTGCGCTGGTCCATGTTATCGGTGATCTGCTGGGGTCGGTAGCTGCCATTGCAGCCTCTCTGATTATCATGCTGACGGGTTGGACGCTGGCTGACCCACTGCTCTCCCTGCTGGCTGCCGCCTTGATTCTGAACTCGGCGGTCAAGGTACTGCGCCGCTCGACGCATGTGCTGTTGGAAGGGATACCGGAAGGTGTCGATATCGCTTCCATCCGCCGAGAACTGATGAAGGTCGAGGGTGTTGAAGAGGTACACGATCTTCATGTCTGGGCGCTGACGGCTCAATCGCCATTATTCAGTGCGCACCTGGTCGCCGATGCGCAAAGTGACCGCGATGAATTGATGAAGCGAGCCCAGTCATGTCTGAAAACGCATTTCGGGCTGACACACACCACCTTGCAGGTGGAGAGCCAGATATGCATGACCGGCGGGAATTGTGACGCGCACGTCTCATTACATGAGTCATGA
- a CDS encoding phospholipase A: protein MAFILSRASLPLMTAITLLAMSGLEPAGMARADDQPRSAQPAVDHQETDASVEANRARKAELEKRATRNPLAITVFHRNYLMPWAYNFTPDGESFNEIESGSGVDRAEVQFQLSFKVGIADDIFGNNGDVYFAYSQRSWWQAYNSDASSPFRETNYQPEIFISFDNNQHLFNWINSANRIGLMHQSNGRSDPLSRSWNRIYLASVFQQGPWGLEVMPFWRIPESDSNDDNPDIEDYMGYADFTLSYTRNNQEFTWLIRGNPGQGHFGNQVDYSFPLFGKIRGFVQYYNGYGESLIDYDHYNRRISLGFSLNTSLAGIPDTL from the coding sequence ATGGCCTTCATCCTTTCTCGTGCCTCACTGCCCCTGATGACCGCGATCACCCTGCTGGCGATGTCCGGCCTTGAACCCGCCGGTATGGCGCGGGCGGATGATCAGCCTCGCAGTGCCCAGCCCGCTGTCGATCATCAGGAGACCGACGCGTCGGTTGAAGCCAACCGGGCGCGCAAGGCCGAACTCGAGAAACGTGCCACTCGCAATCCATTGGCCATCACCGTTTTTCACCGCAATTATCTGATGCCCTGGGCCTATAACTTCACGCCCGATGGCGAGAGCTTCAATGAAATAGAGTCAGGCAGCGGTGTGGATCGTGCCGAGGTACAGTTTCAGCTCAGCTTCAAGGTGGGTATCGCCGATGATATCTTCGGTAACAACGGTGATGTCTACTTTGCCTATTCACAGCGATCATGGTGGCAAGCTTACAATTCCGATGCTTCTTCCCCTTTCCGGGAAACCAATTATCAACCCGAAATCTTTATCAGCTTCGATAACAATCAGCATCTTTTCAACTGGATCAATTCAGCCAATCGAATCGGCCTGATGCACCAGTCCAATGGGCGCTCCGATCCGCTATCGCGCAGCTGGAATCGCATTTACCTGGCCTCTGTTTTTCAGCAGGGTCCATGGGGCCTTGAAGTCATGCCCTTCTGGCGCATTCCGGAATCCGACAGCAATGATGACAATCCTGACATCGAGGATTACATGGGCTATGCGGACTTCACCCTGAGCTATACTCGTAACAATCAGGAATTCACCTGGCTGATTCGCGGCAACCCGGGACAGGGCCATTTCGGTAATCAGGTGGATTACTCCTTCCCGCTCTTCGGCAAGATTCGGGGATTTGTGCAGTACTATAACGGCTATGGTGAAAGTCTGATCGATTACGATCACTACAACCGACGAATCAGCCTCGGTTTCAGTCTGAACACCTCTTTAGCAGGCATTCCGGATACTCTCTGA
- a CDS encoding DUF883 family protein has product MAMQPVERNARDVSKEQLREDLRQLSQTVEELMNATADDSRENVSRLRARAEERLRETRARLSAQGERVRTQTMDTVECCEHYVRENPWQSLGISAAAGMVAGLLIGRR; this is encoded by the coding sequence ATGGCCATGCAGCCCGTCGAGCGCAACGCACGCGATGTCAGCAAGGAACAGCTCCGCGAGGACCTGCGTCAATTGTCGCAGACCGTGGAAGAGCTGATGAACGCGACCGCTGATGATTCCCGGGAAAACGTCTCTCGTCTGCGGGCCCGGGCCGAGGAGCGGTTGCGCGAAACACGGGCACGGCTGAGCGCACAGGGTGAGCGCGTTCGTACCCAGACCATGGATACCGTGGAGTGCTGCGAGCACTATGTGCGCGAAAATCCCTGGCAGAGTCTCGGCATCAGCGCCGCCGCTGGCATGGTGGCCGGATTACTGATCGGACGTCGCTGA
- a CDS encoding phage holin family protein, with protein MARQEGASGPAEKVISAGRQLFTSVITAGETRLRLAVVELEEERARLFSMLLLAGLALLLIGFGVGMLMLLVIVAFWEDHRLLAIGIASAVLLLTGALIALRVRSIAREPNLLRSTMNRFTEDRQYLERHHDVS; from the coding sequence ATGGCTCGTCAGGAAGGCGCCAGCGGCCCGGCGGAAAAGGTCATCAGCGCCGGGCGCCAGCTGTTCACCAGTGTCATCACCGCCGGCGAGACTCGTCTTCGCCTTGCCGTGGTAGAGCTGGAGGAAGAGCGGGCCCGGTTGTTTTCGATGCTGCTGCTGGCCGGGCTCGCTTTGCTTCTGATCGGGTTCGGTGTCGGCATGCTCATGCTGCTGGTCATCGTGGCCTTCTGGGAAGACCACCGATTGCTGGCTATTGGCATCGCCTCGGCAGTGTTGCTATTGACTGGCGCATTGATCGCACTGCGTGTACGCAGTATCGCGCGCGAGCCCAATCTGCTGCGTTCAACCATGAATCGGTTTACCGAAGACCGACAGTACCTGGAGCGCCATCACGATGTTTCGTGA
- a CDS encoding YqjK family protein: MFRDPSVRRRQLEEQVVQDRLNLATAVRDWREATAPIDHAWTQVMRYRGLIALGLGTFFARKGKRRNTSTGGLRRWIRRGTMAYAIGRRVRTAMRH, translated from the coding sequence ATGTTTCGTGATCCATCCGTGCGCCGGCGCCAGCTCGAAGAGCAGGTGGTGCAGGATCGGCTCAATCTCGCCACCGCCGTGCGTGACTGGCGAGAAGCCACGGCACCGATCGATCACGCATGGACACAGGTGATGCGTTACCGTGGTCTGATTGCGCTGGGCCTCGGTACCTTCTTCGCCCGCAAGGGCAAAAGGAGAAATACGAGCACAGGCGGTCTGCGTCGCTGGATCCGTCGCGGCACCATGGCTTATGCCATTGGCCGGCGGGTACGTACTGCCATGCGACACTGA
- a CDS encoding BaiN/RdsA family NAD(P)/FAD-dependent oxidoreductase, whose amino-acid sequence MKPWDVVIIGAGAAGMMCALTAGYRGRRVLLIEQARRVGRKILMSGGGRCNFTNLDTGPRHFFSANPHFCISALKRYTPQDFVELTERHGIEPVEKAPGQLFCADSSQPIVDMLLTECEWAGVTLATRTRVDRIEREGSAMRLDTSMGRLSAGHVVVATGGLSIPSMATDFGHQIARQFGLEVTPLRPALVPFTLGSPWKERMAELSGVSTPVEVRCRDGCYREPALMTHRGISGPAMLQASSHWQPGDALCINWLPEEDVEGALHQSRRQYPKRQLDAWLSERLPRRLARAMSQWLGYSGALANYSNTDLAGVAEALQQFQLTPTGTEGWRTAEVTMGGVDTEAISSKTFEVHDLPALCFIGEVLDVTGQLGGYNFQWAWASGVACGQAL is encoded by the coding sequence ATGAAACCGTGGGATGTCGTCATCATCGGTGCCGGGGCGGCTGGCATGATGTGTGCTCTGACAGCGGGATATCGAGGTCGTCGTGTACTGCTGATCGAACAGGCCAGACGTGTGGGCCGCAAGATTCTGATGTCAGGGGGAGGGCGCTGTAATTTCACCAATCTGGATACTGGTCCGCGTCACTTTTTTTCGGCCAATCCGCATTTCTGCATTTCGGCGCTCAAGCGCTATACCCCACAGGATTTTGTCGAGCTGACCGAACGTCACGGTATCGAACCGGTGGAAAAGGCACCCGGACAGTTGTTCTGTGCCGATTCCAGCCAGCCTATCGTGGATATGCTGCTGACCGAATGCGAGTGGGCCGGCGTAACGCTGGCGACCAGAACCCGAGTGGATCGAATCGAGCGCGAAGGCTCGGCAATGCGGCTGGATACTTCCATGGGCCGATTGTCGGCAGGTCATGTTGTTGTGGCCACCGGTGGGTTATCGATTCCCTCCATGGCGACCGATTTTGGCCATCAGATTGCGCGTCAATTCGGTCTTGAGGTGACACCACTTCGTCCGGCGCTGGTACCCTTCACCCTGGGTTCGCCCTGGAAGGAGCGCATGGCGGAGCTTTCGGGCGTTTCAACGCCGGTGGAAGTACGCTGTCGGGATGGGTGCTACCGTGAGCCTGCGCTGATGACGCATCGGGGTATTTCCGGCCCGGCCATGTTGCAGGCGTCATCACACTGGCAGCCCGGTGATGCGTTGTGCATCAACTGGTTGCCGGAAGAGGATGTCGAGGGTGCATTGCATCAGAGTCGTCGCCAGTATCCGAAGCGGCAACTGGATGCCTGGCTTTCGGAACGATTGCCTCGTCGGCTGGCGCGTGCGATGAGTCAATGGCTGGGATATTCAGGGGCGCTGGCCAACTATAGTAATACCGATCTGGCTGGAGTGGCCGAGGCGCTGCAGCAGTTTCAACTGACCCCGACCGGTACCGAAGGCTGGCGTACTGCCGAGGTGACGATGGGCGGTGTAGATACCGAGGCCATATCCTCGAAGACCTTCGAAGTTCATGATCTGCCGGCGCTTTGCTTTATCGGAGAAGTGCTGGATGTGACGGGGCAGCTGGGTGGCTATAACTTCCAGTGGGCCTGGGCGTCAGGCGTTGCGTGCGGTCAGGCACTCTGA